Genomic DNA from Segatella copri:
TGAGAATAGTATTTCTCTCCTGGCTTCAATGTGGCATCTGTCCAATCCTTTACACCCTGAGCAATCTTGGTTGGAGAATCAGGATATTTCTGGCTCTCGAAGCAAACGCTTACGTGTTTAGGATACTTGATGCCATGCTTGCAGGCAATACCTGTGCCTTGGAAGTTACCGGTGTAAACCTGAATGCCTGGCTCGTTGGTAAATACTTCAAGAAGGATACCGCTCTTTGGTGAGTAGAGGCTTGCGCAAACTGTTTTGTCATCGCCCTTACCATTCTTATATGTGTTCAAACACCAGTTGTGGTCGTAACCTGTAGCATTCTTAATCTGATCAAAGTTATAATCAACCTTCTTGCCGATTTCTGCAGGTTTACGGAAATCCATAGGGGTTCCATCGACACTCTTGATTTCACCAGTTGGGATGTAAAGTGAATCTGCAGGAGTAAACTTATCTGCATTGATGTACATTATCTGATCGAAACCTTCCTTAGATGGATCGCCATTCAAGTTGAAGTAACTGTGGTTGGTCATATTGACAACGGTCTCTTTGTCTGTTGTAGCGCCAAACTCGATGTCGAGTGTGTTGTCACTCTTGACTGTATATTTAGCTGTTGCTGTTACGTTGCCAGGGAAACCATTCTCGCCATCCTTCGCATTGATAATGAAGGTAACGGATGAGTCGTTCTTCTCTGTAATGTCGTAAACCTGGTTCAACCATCCTGTAGCACCACCACCATGTAGGCAGTTGCCATTATCATTTGCCTTCAACTGGTATGTTGAACCAGCAAGTGAAAGTTTAGCATCCTTGATACGGTTGGCATAACGTCCTACAGAAGAACCATAGTCTGAAGGAGAGTTAAGGGTGTCAGCATACTGATGGATATTATCGTAACCAAGAACCACATCTGTTGGCTTTCCGTCCTTGTCTGGAACGGAAATGGAAACGACACGTCCACCATAATTGGTGAGGCAAACTTCCATGCCGTTTGCATTCTTGAGAGTTACTAACTCAGTCTTCTTGCCCAATACTGTTGAATCGAAATCTGCCGGATTCAAACCAGATTGTGTGAGACTTGCATTGCTGCTTGATGAACAAGCTGAGAGGGTAGCGATAGCCGCAAAACCAACTCCCATAAATAGGGTCTTAAATGTACTCATTTTTAGGCTGTTTTTTATTGTCTATTCATTTTGGGTGTAAAATTACAATTTTATTTCGAATCTGCAAGCGTTTTCCCTAACTTTTTTCCTTCTAAAGTGTCTTTTTAACACTATTTGTATGAAAACGCCTGTTTTTGTCTTATTTGGGACAAAAAAACTGCAGTTAGCAATACTAACTGCAGTTCCTTATATTATATATAATGTATATATTAGCAAACCTTGTGAGAACCCTCAGAGATTATTACAGGGTAAATCTCTGGAGCATGACCATATTTAGCTGTGAACTTAGCTGTAATGTCCTCAACGAACTTGTCGTAGATATCGTCCTTTACCAGGTTGATGGTGCAGCCACCGAAGCCACCGCCCATGATACGGCTACCAGTAACACCATTCTCCTTAGCAACATCGTTTAAGAAGTCGAGTTCCTCGCAGCTTACCTCGTATTCCTTGCTCAAGCCGTAGTGAGTCTCGTACATCTTCTGACCTACTGTCTCGTAGTCACCCTTCTCAAGAGCATCGCAGACAGCCAAAACGCGGTCCTTCTCGCCCAATACGAAGTGAGCGCGGCTGTAATCCTCTTCGCCTACCTCAGCGCGAACCTCTTCCAACTGCTCCCATGTGCAATCACGGAGAGTTTCGAACTTAGCTTCTGGGTGCTTTGCTGCAATGTGCTTAACAACATTTTCGCAAGAGTTGCGGCGGTCGTTGTATGGAGAACCTGCCAACTCGTGCTTTACCTTAGAGTTTACCAGGCAGAGTTTATAGCCCTTAGGCTCGAATGGGAAGTATTCAAATTCGCGGCTGTTGCAATCGAGGCGCATCAACTTACCTTCCTTGCCGAAAACAGAAGCAAACTGGTCCATGATACCGCAGTTAACACCTACATACTTGTGCTCAGTAGCCTGACCAGCGAGAACGAGATCCCATTTAGAAACCTTGTTGTCCCCAAAGAGGTCGTTCAAAGCAAAAGCAAAACAGCTTTCAAGAGCAGCAGAAGAAGACATACCTGCACCGAGAGGCACATCACCATAGAATGCTGCATTGAAACCCTTTACGTCAACGCCCAATGCCTTCATCTCCTGGCAAACACCATAGATGTAACGTGCCCATGAAGCGCGTGGACCTTCAGGATCATTAACCTTGAATTCTACACGGTCCTTCAAGTCGATAGAGTAGAGCATGACGGTATCTGTTCCGTTAGGACGTATTTCTGCCATGATACCCTTATCTACTGCACCTGGGAAAACAAATCCACCATTATAATCGGTATGCTCGCCAATCAGGTTAATACGACCTGGTGACATGTAGATGTTACCTGTTTTACCATCGAAATGCTTGATGAAGCGGCTTCTTACTTTTTCAATAT
This window encodes:
- the galK gene encoding galactokinase, whose protein sequence is MDIEKVRSRFIKHFDGKTGNIYMSPGRINLIGEHTDYNGGFVFPGAVDKGIMAEIRPNGTDTVMLYSIDLKDRVEFKVNDPEGPRASWARYIYGVCQEMKALGVDVKGFNAAFYGDVPLGAGMSSSAALESCFAFALNDLFGDNKVSKWDLVLAGQATEHKYVGVNCGIMDQFASVFGKEGKLMRLDCNSREFEYFPFEPKGYKLCLVNSKVKHELAGSPYNDRRNSCENVVKHIAAKHPEAKFETLRDCTWEQLEEVRAEVGEEDYSRAHFVLGEKDRVLAVCDALEKGDYETVGQKMYETHYGLSKEYEVSCEELDFLNDVAKENGVTGSRIMGGGFGGCTINLVKDDIYDKFVEDITAKFTAKYGHAPEIYPVIISEGSHKVC
- a CDS encoding aldose epimerase family protein, encoding MSTFKTLFMGVGFAAIATLSACSSSSNASLTQSGLNPADFDSTVLGKKTELVTLKNANGMEVCLTNYGGRVVSISVPDKDGKPTDVVLGYDNIHQYADTLNSPSDYGSSVGRYANRIKDAKLSLAGSTYQLKANDNGNCLHGGGATGWLNQVYDITEKNDSSVTFIINAKDGENGFPGNVTATAKYTVKSDNTLDIEFGATTDKETVVNMTNHSYFNLNGDPSKEGFDQIMYINADKFTPADSLYIPTGEIKSVDGTPMDFRKPAEIGKKVDYNFDQIKNATGYDHNWCLNTYKNGKGDDKTVCASLYSPKSGILLEVFTNEPGIQVYTGNFQGTGIACKHGIKYPKHVSVCFESQKYPDSPTKIAQGVKDWTDATLKPGEKYYSHLAYKFSVKK